From the genome of Egicoccus sp. AB-alg6-2, one region includes:
- the dop gene encoding depupylase/deamidase Dop — MASKKFVGVETEYGITVDGPREVNPVLASSLVVGAYRGAGDRDVRWDHTDEHPMRDARGYDTPDPHEPVTDDELGLANTVLTNGARFYVDHAHPEYASPECSNARDLVVWDKAGERILEDAARRAALTLPDGHRVLVHKNNTDGKGAAYGTHENYLVPREVPFGRLTRQLQPFFLSRLLYVGAGRLGTEFRGEDVPFQLSQRADFFEVEVGLETTLKRPLMNTRDEPHADPERYRRLHVINGDANLCEVATFLKVGTMLLVLDLIEDGALPEPPAIHRPVQAFHAVSHDLTGRVPLPTDDGRRVTPLELQWHYFEAAARYVKEQGRADPSAQDVLDRWEALLTTAEHDPRRLAGQVDWATKLQLLEQYAARHGLGFDHDRLKMVDLQYHDVRQDKGLYQRLAARGRVERLVSEAEVRAAMTTPPADTRAWFRGECLRRFPSEVVAAGWDSLIFDTGKDALQRVPMMEPGRGTREHVGELLDRVDDAAELLQALKG, encoded by the coding sequence GTGGCATCGAAGAAGTTCGTCGGCGTCGAGACCGAGTACGGGATCACCGTCGACGGTCCGCGCGAGGTCAACCCCGTGTTGGCGTCCTCGCTGGTCGTCGGCGCCTACCGCGGCGCCGGTGACCGCGACGTCCGCTGGGACCACACCGACGAACACCCGATGCGTGACGCGCGTGGCTACGACACCCCGGACCCGCACGAGCCGGTCACGGACGACGAACTCGGGCTCGCCAACACGGTGCTGACCAACGGCGCGCGGTTCTACGTCGACCACGCCCATCCCGAATACGCCTCGCCGGAGTGCTCGAACGCGCGCGACCTGGTGGTGTGGGACAAGGCGGGGGAGCGGATCCTCGAGGACGCCGCCCGTCGCGCCGCCCTCACCCTGCCCGACGGTCATCGGGTCCTGGTCCACAAGAACAACACCGACGGCAAGGGGGCCGCCTACGGCACCCACGAGAACTATCTCGTGCCACGCGAGGTGCCGTTCGGGCGCCTTACGCGCCAGTTGCAGCCGTTCTTCCTCAGTCGCCTGCTCTATGTGGGCGCCGGCCGTCTCGGCACCGAGTTCCGGGGCGAGGACGTGCCGTTCCAGCTGTCGCAGCGCGCCGACTTCTTCGAGGTCGAGGTCGGTCTCGAGACCACCCTCAAGCGGCCGCTCATGAACACCCGCGACGAACCCCATGCCGACCCCGAGCGCTACCGGCGGCTGCACGTCATCAACGGCGACGCGAACCTGTGCGAGGTGGCGACGTTCCTCAAGGTCGGCACGATGCTGCTCGTGCTCGACCTCATCGAGGACGGTGCGCTGCCGGAGCCGCCGGCGATCCACCGGCCGGTGCAGGCCTTCCACGCCGTCAGCCACGATCTGACCGGGCGCGTGCCCCTGCCGACCGACGACGGCCGGCGGGTCACGCCGCTCGAGCTGCAGTGGCACTACTTCGAGGCGGCCGCCCGCTACGTCAAGGAACAGGGTCGCGCCGACCCGTCCGCGCAGGACGTGCTCGACCGCTGGGAGGCGCTGCTCACCACCGCCGAGCACGACCCCCGTCGGCTGGCGGGCCAGGTCGACTGGGCAACCAAGCTGCAGTTGCTGGAGCAGTACGCGGCCCGCCACGGGCTCGGCTTCGACCACGACCGGCTGAAGATGGTCGACCTGCAGTACCACGACGTGCGCCAGGACAAGGGGCTGTACCAACGCCTCGCCGCACGGGGACGGGTCGAGCGCCTCGTGTCCGAGGCCGAGGTGCGCGCGGCGATGACGACCCCACCGGCCGACACTCGGGCCTGGTTCCGGGGCGAGTGCCTGCGCCGGTTCCCGTCCGAGGTGGTGGCCGCGGGCTGGGACTCGTTGATCTTCGACACCGGCAAGGACGCCCTGCAGCGGGTGCCGATGATGGAACCCGGCCGCGGGACGCGCGAGCACGTCGGCGAGTTGCTGGACCGCGTCGACGACGCCGCCGAGTTGCTGCAGGCGCTCAAGGGCTGA
- the arc gene encoding proteasome ATPase produces MNQRPDRPSHDPRPASDPHALGRQAGGDQDPDELAAELKFLREEVDLLRRRLESAPTRIRLLEERLLETKGKLQGALAQNDKLSETLRAARDQLAQMREEVERLAAPPQSYATYLGKADEADTVTVMVSGRKLEVGISPEIDLDALRTGQEVLLNESMNVVAAGAFESRGELMVIAELLGDGRAVVLGHTDDERVIHLADPLRDLPLKAGDSLLVDTRSNTAVERIPKAEVEQLVLEQVPDISYEQIGGLKEQVEAIRDAVELPYLHADLFVEHELRAPKGILLYGPPGCGKTMIAKAVANSLAQRVRDKTGRQDVRSYFLNVKGPELLNKYVGETERQIRLIFQRAREKSAEGFPVIVFFDEMESLFRTRGSGVSSDVETTIVPQLLAEIDGVESLKDVVVIGASNREDMIDPAILRPGRLDVKIKVDRPGTEAAREIFGIYLHERLPLHPDEISTHGDAATAVRAMIDRTVDKMYAADRDNEFLEVTYANGEKEVLYFKDFNSGAMIENVVARAKKYAIKRVLADGPKGLSTDDLLRAIRDEFRENEDLPNTTNPDDWARISGKKGERIVYVRTLISGDSATPGRAIENLNPGQYL; encoded by the coding sequence GTGAACCAGCGTCCGGACCGCCCCTCGCACGATCCGCGCCCGGCGAGCGACCCGCATGCGCTCGGGCGGCAGGCGGGCGGTGACCAGGATCCCGACGAGCTCGCCGCGGAGCTGAAGTTCCTGCGCGAGGAGGTCGACCTGCTGCGGCGCCGGCTCGAATCCGCGCCGACCCGCATCCGCCTGCTCGAGGAACGGCTGCTCGAGACCAAGGGCAAGCTGCAGGGCGCGTTGGCGCAGAACGACAAGCTCAGCGAGACCCTGCGCGCCGCCCGCGACCAGCTCGCGCAGATGCGCGAGGAGGTCGAGCGGCTCGCCGCGCCCCCGCAGTCCTACGCGACCTATCTCGGCAAGGCCGACGAGGCCGACACCGTGACGGTGATGGTGTCGGGCCGCAAGCTCGAGGTGGGCATCAGCCCCGAGATCGACCTGGACGCGCTGCGCACCGGCCAGGAGGTACTGCTCAACGAGTCCATGAACGTGGTCGCCGCAGGCGCGTTCGAGAGCCGCGGTGAGCTGATGGTCATCGCCGAACTCCTCGGCGACGGCCGCGCGGTCGTGCTCGGGCACACCGATGACGAACGCGTCATCCACCTCGCCGACCCGTTGCGCGACCTGCCGTTGAAGGCGGGGGACTCCCTGCTGGTCGACACGCGCTCCAACACCGCCGTCGAGCGCATCCCGAAGGCCGAGGTCGAACAGCTCGTCCTCGAGCAGGTCCCCGACATCTCCTACGAGCAGATCGGCGGCCTGAAGGAACAGGTCGAGGCCATCCGCGACGCGGTCGAGCTGCCGTACCTCCATGCCGATCTGTTCGTCGAGCACGAACTGCGGGCACCGAAGGGGATCCTGCTCTACGGCCCGCCCGGGTGCGGCAAGACCATGATCGCCAAGGCCGTGGCCAATTCCCTGGCGCAACGCGTGCGCGACAAGACCGGACGCCAGGACGTGCGCAGCTACTTCCTCAACGTCAAGGGACCCGAGCTGCTCAACAAGTACGTGGGCGAGACCGAACGCCAGATCCGCCTGATCTTCCAGCGGGCGCGCGAGAAGTCGGCCGAGGGCTTCCCCGTGATCGTCTTCTTCGACGAGATGGAGTCGCTGTTCCGTACCCGCGGCTCCGGCGTCTCCTCCGACGTCGAGACCACCATCGTGCCGCAGCTGCTCGCCGAGATCGACGGAGTCGAGAGCCTCAAGGACGTGGTGGTCATCGGCGCCTCCAACCGCGAGGACATGATCGACCCCGCGATTCTGCGGCCCGGCCGGCTCGACGTGAAGATCAAGGTCGACCGGCCCGGCACCGAGGCCGCCCGCGAGATCTTCGGGATCTACCTGCACGAGCGTCTGCCGCTGCACCCGGACGAGATCTCGACCCACGGGGACGCGGCGACGGCCGTGCGGGCCATGATCGACCGCACCGTCGACAAGATGTATGCGGCCGACCGCGACAACGAGTTCCTCGAGGTGACCTACGCCAACGGCGAGAAGGAGGTCCTGTACTTCAAGGACTTCAACTCCGGCGCCATGATCGAGAACGTCGTGGCGCGCGCCAAGAAGTACGCCATCAAGCGGGTGCTCGCCGACGGTCCGAAGGGGTTGTCCACCGACGACCTCCTGCGGGCGATCCGCGACGAGTTCCGCGAGAACGAGGACCTGCCGAACACGACCAACCCCGACGACTGGGCCCGTATCTCGGGCAAGAAGGGCGAGCGGATCGTCTACGTGCGCACCCTCATCAGCGGCGACAGCGCCACACCGGGCCGGGCGATCGAGAACCTCAACCCGGGCCAGTACCTGTAG
- a CDS encoding tRNA (adenine-N1)-methyltransferase, which translates to MTDAEPQTIAPLLPGTDAPIAAGELVVLIDRRRRRYLLELVPGSEWHSHAGLVPHDDLIGVAEGTAVRTNRNMEIVVLRPTREDYVLKMKRGAQVVYPKDQAAIVAAADIRPGCTVVEAGAGSGALTLALLAAVGPSGRVVSFERREDHAAHARRNVSRFLGGMPDNWDLVDGDLQEGLTELGVRPHRLVLDLLEPWLLVPGAAQALPPGAIVLAYMPSVPQVMRFSESLWADGRFTDVRTTETLVRPWDVDGLAVRPAHRMVAHTAFLTTARRVPSRDEGGPPPPRRKADLGPGVVWSEAPAVESDHVDGRS; encoded by the coding sequence ATGACCGACGCCGAACCGCAGACGATCGCCCCGCTCCTGCCCGGAACGGACGCGCCGATCGCTGCCGGCGAACTGGTGGTCCTCATCGACCGACGCCGTCGCCGCTACCTGCTCGAGCTGGTACCTGGGTCGGAGTGGCACAGCCACGCCGGCCTGGTGCCGCACGACGACCTGATCGGGGTCGCCGAGGGAACGGCCGTGCGCACCAACCGCAACATGGAGATCGTGGTGCTGCGCCCGACGCGTGAGGACTACGTGCTGAAGATGAAACGCGGTGCGCAGGTGGTCTACCCCAAGGACCAGGCGGCGATCGTCGCCGCCGCCGACATCCGTCCCGGTTGCACGGTCGTCGAGGCCGGCGCCGGGTCCGGCGCGCTGACCCTGGCGTTGTTGGCGGCCGTTGGTCCGAGCGGCCGCGTGGTCTCGTTCGAGCGACGCGAGGACCACGCCGCCCATGCCCGACGCAACGTCAGCCGCTTCCTCGGCGGGATGCCCGACAACTGGGACCTCGTCGACGGCGACCTCCAGGAGGGCCTGACCGAGCTCGGGGTGCGGCCCCACCGCCTCGTGCTCGACCTGCTCGAACCGTGGCTGCTCGTCCCCGGTGCCGCGCAGGCGCTGCCGCCCGGCGCCATCGTGCTGGCCTACATGCCAAGCGTTCCGCAGGTCATGCGGTTCAGCGAGTCGCTGTGGGCGGACGGTCGCTTCACCGACGTCCGCACCACCGAGACGCTGGTGCGCCCCTGGGACGTGGACGGGCTGGCGGTGCGGCCCGCCCACCGCATGGTGGCGCACACGGCGTTCCTGACGACCGCACGCCGGGTGCCGTCGCGCGACGAGGGCGGTCCGCCGCCCCCGCGGCGCAAGGCCGACCTCGGCCCGGGCGTGGTCTGGAGCGAGGCCCCCGCGGTGGAGTCCGACCACGTCGACGGCCGCTCCTGA
- a CDS encoding ATP-binding protein: MVRVRLRNPDRVEQLEGALTVGELLDRLDINPATVLVICAGSLVTADHQLGDADEVEIRPVISGGAGGPTCVVCRRAAVIEEPRHRAAWCPTHFVDHVHNQIRKAIDHPQASPSRERMFSYADRILVAVSGGKDSLALWDVLLDLGYRADGLYIGLGIGGYSRRSQQICEDFAAARGARLHVVDLAETYGYSTVTGSQATTRSTCGVCGLSKRYVFNRVAVEHGYDAVATGHNLDDEAATLLGNVLRWHDDFLARQRPVLPAMGTNQVRKCKPLYRLSEREMAAYCVIRGIDYVVEECPLVDGNTGHEHKNILNALERAAPGAKAQFLFGFLDRHDRFGEADRDGDAPVVGACTRCAMPTVGEVCAFCRQRERILAALPVLSGATAAPTHPTTGS; encoded by the coding sequence GTGGTGCGCGTACGCCTGCGCAATCCCGACCGCGTCGAGCAGCTCGAAGGGGCGCTCACCGTCGGAGAGCTGCTCGATCGGCTCGACATCAACCCGGCCACGGTGCTGGTCATCTGTGCCGGCTCGCTGGTCACCGCCGACCACCAGCTCGGCGACGCCGACGAGGTCGAGATCCGCCCGGTCATCTCCGGTGGCGCGGGCGGACCGACGTGCGTCGTCTGCCGGCGCGCGGCGGTCATCGAAGAGCCCCGCCATCGCGCGGCGTGGTGTCCGACGCACTTCGTCGACCACGTGCACAACCAGATCCGGAAGGCGATCGACCATCCGCAGGCCTCGCCGTCGCGCGAGCGGATGTTCTCCTACGCCGACCGCATCCTCGTGGCCGTTTCCGGCGGCAAGGACTCCCTGGCCCTGTGGGACGTCCTGCTCGACCTCGGTTACCGGGCCGACGGGCTCTACATCGGTCTGGGCATCGGGGGGTACTCGCGCCGCAGCCAGCAGATCTGCGAGGACTTCGCCGCCGCACGCGGCGCCCGACTGCACGTCGTCGACCTCGCCGAGACCTATGGCTACTCCACCGTCACCGGCTCGCAGGCCACGACCCGCTCCACGTGCGGGGTGTGCGGTCTGAGCAAGCGGTACGTGTTCAACCGGGTCGCGGTCGAGCACGGCTACGACGCGGTCGCGACCGGGCACAACCTCGACGACGAGGCGGCGACCCTGCTGGGCAACGTGTTGCGCTGGCACGACGACTTCCTGGCCCGTCAGCGTCCGGTGCTGCCCGCCATGGGCACCAACCAGGTTCGCAAGTGCAAGCCGCTGTACCGGCTCTCCGAACGTGAGATGGCCGCCTACTGCGTCATCCGGGGCATCGACTACGTGGTCGAGGAGTGTCCGCTGGTCGACGGCAACACCGGCCACGAGCACAAGAACATCCTCAACGCGCTCGAGCGGGCGGCGCCGGGCGCCAAGGCGCAGTTCCTGTTCGGGTTCCTCGACCGCCACGACCGCTTCGGCGAGGCCGACCGCGACGGGGACGCCCCCGTCGTGGGGGCCTGCACCCGCTGCGCCATGCCAACGGTCGGCGAGGTCTGCGCGTTCTGCCGCCAGCGCGAGCGCATCCTCGCCGCCCTGCCCGTTCTGAGCGGCGCCACCGCCGCCCCGACCCACCCGACCACTGGATCCTGA